In one Mucilaginibacter ginsenosidivorax genomic region, the following are encoded:
- a CDS encoding GDCCVxC domain-containing (seleno)protein, with product MAATIQLNSVITCPNCGFQKEEEMPTNACQYFYECEACKTTLKPLAGDCCVFCSYGTVKCPPIQQGSSCCG from the coding sequence ATGGCTGCGACCATCCAACTTAATTCAGTAATTACCTGTCCTAACTGTGGCTTTCAGAAAGAGGAAGAAATGCCTACCAATGCCTGCCAGTACTTTTATGAATGTGAGGCCTGCAAAACGACCCTAAAGCCGCTGGCTGGTGATTGCTGTGTTTTTTGCAGTTACGGTACGGTGAAATGTCCGCCGATACAGCAAGGGAGTTCCTGCTGCGGATAA
- a CDS encoding ArsR/SmtB family transcription factor: MLIFAAMDSCTRIFADSGQIKNCRETVKTHQQAFTDLAQVVALAGNEVRLKILFLLAQEQELCPCDLSDILTMTIPAVSQHLRKLKDGGVICSRKSGQTVFYSVNPVQITLLQPFFQIIQEPLSEAKA; the protein is encoded by the coding sequence ATGCTTATATTTGCTGCCATGGATAGTTGCACACGAATATTTGCGGACAGCGGGCAGATCAAAAACTGCCGGGAGACCGTGAAAACACATCAGCAGGCTTTTACTGATCTTGCACAGGTCGTGGCCTTAGCAGGTAATGAAGTCCGTTTAAAGATATTATTCCTTTTGGCACAGGAGCAGGAACTGTGTCCCTGCGATTTAAGTGATATCCTTACCATGACGATTCCGGCCGTATCGCAGCACCTGCGTAAACTAAAGGATGGCGGCGTGATCTGTTCGCGCAAATCCGGGCAAACTGTTTTTTATTCGGTTAACCCTGTTCAAATTACGTTGTTGCAACCATTCTTCCAGATCATACAGGAACCATTAAGCGAAGCAAAAGCATGA
- the merTP gene encoding mercuric transport protein MerTP: protein MKEATQKGWIGGIIAAIAASLCCIAPLLAIFGGLSGAATYFNWIAPYRPYLIGITVLVFAFAWYQQLVVTPKKEKDCCTPTSRSIWQSKKFLLIVTVFAAVLTAFPYYSALFYKAPPKTTAVALQSNFKSIRLNIKGMGCADCTKHIDGSLMSLNGVTSSNTSFEKAQTIVQYDPDKTNADSIDHKIKEIGYQPTLIKQN from the coding sequence ATGAAAGAAGCAACTCAAAAAGGCTGGATTGGTGGAATAATTGCCGCAATAGCCGCCTCCCTTTGCTGTATCGCACCCTTGCTGGCCATCTTTGGCGGATTAAGCGGCGCCGCTACTTATTTCAATTGGATAGCGCCTTACCGGCCTTACCTGATCGGTATCACGGTACTGGTATTTGCATTTGCCTGGTACCAGCAATTGGTAGTTACGCCGAAAAAAGAAAAAGATTGCTGTACACCTACAAGCCGTTCCATTTGGCAATCCAAAAAGTTCCTGCTGATCGTGACTGTGTTTGCAGCTGTACTGACCGCCTTTCCTTATTATTCTGCGCTATTCTACAAGGCTCCTCCAAAAACAACTGCTGTTGCTTTGCAAAGCAACTTTAAGTCGATCAGGCTGAATATAAAAGGCATGGGCTGTGCGGATTGCACCAAACATATTGACGGCTCGCTGATGAGCCTTAACGGTGTAACTTCCTCCAACACCTCATTTGAAAAGGCACAAACCATCGTTCAATACGATCCTGATAAAACCAATGCGGACAGCATCGATCATAAGATCAAAGAAATAGGCTATCAGCCAACCCTTATTAAACAAAACTAA